One stretch of Pseudomonas fluorescens Q2-87 DNA includes these proteins:
- a CDS encoding ABC transporter substrate-binding protein, whose protein sequence is MKRVRQWLAAWATFAVLVSPLGASAASAPIHFADLNWESGSLITDILRIIVEKGYGLQTDTLPGTTITLETALANNDIQVIGEEWAGRSPVWVKAEAEGKVIALGDTVKGATEGWWVPEYVIKGDPAKGIKPLAPDLRSVEDLARYKHVFKDPESPDKGRFLNSPIGWTSEVVNKQKLKAYGLSDSYVNFRSGSGAALDAEINSSIRRGKPILFYYWSPTPLLGRFKLVQLQEPPFDAEAWKTLTDADNPNPKPTRSLASKLSIGVSAPFQKQHPDVAEFFSKVDLPIEPLNKALADMSEKRTPPREAAEAFLKAHPQVWQAWLPKEVADKVSAGL, encoded by the coding sequence ATGAAACGAGTTCGACAGTGGCTGGCTGCCTGGGCCACCTTCGCCGTGTTGGTTTCGCCACTTGGGGCGTCGGCTGCTTCAGCACCGATCCATTTCGCTGACTTGAATTGGGAAAGTGGCAGCCTGATCACCGATATCCTGCGGATCATCGTCGAAAAAGGCTACGGGTTGCAGACCGACACTTTGCCGGGCACCACCATTACATTGGAAACCGCCCTGGCCAATAACGACATACAAGTGATCGGCGAGGAGTGGGCCGGCCGCAGCCCGGTGTGGGTCAAGGCCGAGGCCGAGGGCAAGGTGATCGCCCTGGGCGATACGGTCAAGGGCGCGACCGAGGGATGGTGGGTGCCGGAATACGTGATCAAGGGCGACCCGGCCAAGGGCATCAAGCCCTTGGCGCCGGACCTGCGCAGCGTCGAGGACCTGGCGCGCTACAAGCACGTCTTCAAGGACCCGGAGAGCCCCGACAAGGGCCGCTTCCTCAACAGCCCCATTGGCTGGACCTCCGAAGTGGTCAATAAACAGAAGCTCAAGGCGTACGGCCTGTCCGACAGCTACGTGAACTTTCGCAGTGGTTCGGGGGCAGCGCTGGATGCGGAGATCAACTCATCGATCCGTCGGGGCAAGCCGATCCTGTTTTATTACTGGTCGCCGACGCCACTGCTCGGGCGCTTCAAACTGGTGCAGCTGCAGGAGCCGCCGTTCGACGCCGAGGCCTGGAAAACCCTGACCGATGCCGATAACCCCAATCCCAAGCCAACCCGGTCGCTGGCCTCGAAACTGTCGATTGGCGTGTCAGCGCCGTTCCAGAAACAACACCCGGACGTTGCCGAGTTCTTCAGCAAGGTCGACCTGCCCATCGAGCCATTGAACAAGGCCTTGGCGGACATGAGCGAGAAGCGCACGCCACCCCGGGAGGCTGCTGAGGCGTTCCTCAAGGCCCATCCGCAAGTCTGGCAAGCATGGCTGCCCAAGGAAGTGGCAGACAAGGTTTCCGCCGGCCTGTAG
- a CDS encoding DUF3995 domain-containing protein, translating into MTLLLARSLVAVFAAISFMHVYWALGGRWAALAVVPQVPVKQGGSLRPAFNPSGWLTLVVALSLLMIAVLVCLRVGLLAPPVTHRALQWLISAVALLMFARAIGESNLVGFFKEVKGSRFAKLDTWVYSPLCVVLGAGLLTVAWA; encoded by the coding sequence ATGACGCTTCTATTGGCTCGGTCGCTGGTCGCAGTATTTGCGGCCATCAGCTTTATGCATGTGTATTGGGCCCTGGGTGGGCGCTGGGCGGCCTTGGCGGTGGTGCCCCAGGTGCCGGTCAAGCAAGGCGGGTCGCTGCGTCCGGCGTTCAACCCCTCGGGCTGGCTGACCCTGGTGGTCGCGCTGTCGCTGTTGATGATTGCGGTTCTGGTGTGCCTGCGGGTCGGCCTGCTGGCACCGCCCGTCACCCATCGTGCATTGCAATGGCTGATCAGCGCAGTTGCCCTGCTGATGTTCGCCCGGGCCATTGGCGAGTCGAACCTGGTAGGCTTTTTCAAGGAGGTCAAGGGATCGAGGTTTGCCAAGCTCGATACTTGGGTCTATTCGCCATTGTGTGTCGTGCTTGGGGCGGGCTTGCTGACAGTGGCCTGGGCCTGA
- a CDS encoding Na+/H+ antiporter subunit G, translating into MTGQLSMWVEIPVAILLVLSSLFALAGAIGLVRLKDYFQRMHPPALASTLGAWCVALASIIYFSALKSGPVLHAWLIPILLSVTVPVTTLLLARAALFRKRMAGDDVPAEVSSRRNGKDG; encoded by the coding sequence ATGACCGGCCAATTGTCGATGTGGGTTGAAATCCCGGTGGCGATCCTGCTGGTGCTCAGTAGCCTTTTTGCCTTGGCCGGGGCCATTGGCCTGGTGCGCTTGAAGGATTATTTCCAGCGCATGCACCCGCCGGCCCTGGCTTCCACGCTGGGAGCCTGGTGCGTGGCGCTGGCCTCGATCATCTATTTTTCGGCGCTCAAGTCCGGGCCGGTGCTGCATGCCTGGCTGATACCGATCCTGCTGTCGGTTACCGTACCGGTGACCACCCTCCTGCTGGCCCGCGCCGCGTTGTTTCGCAAGCGCATGGCGGGGGATGATGTGCCGGCGGAGGTCAGTAGCCGCCGAAACGGCAAGGATGGCTGA
- a CDS encoding K+/H+ antiporter subunit F, whose protein sequence is MSPLLSNAIVLSLFLFSVAMVLTLLRLFKGPSAQDRVLALDYLYIVAMLMMLVLGVRYASDTYFEAALLIALFGFVGSFALAKFLLRGEVIE, encoded by the coding sequence ATGAGCCCGCTGCTGTCCAATGCGATTGTGTTGAGCCTGTTCCTGTTTTCCGTGGCGATGGTGTTGACGCTGTTGCGGCTGTTCAAGGGGCCTTCGGCGCAGGATCGGGTCCTGGCCCTGGATTACCTGTACATCGTGGCAATGTTGATGATGCTGGTGCTGGGTGTCCGTTATGCCAGCGACACTTATTTCGAGGCAGCGTTGTTGATCGCCCTGTTCGGCTTTGTCGGCTCGTTTGCCCTGGCCAAGTTCCTGTTGCGTGGCGAGGTGATCGAATGA
- a CDS encoding Na+/H+ antiporter subunit E → MKRLFPAPWLSLALWLLWLVLNASVSAGHMLLGAALGFVAPLMMRPLRPRPIRIRRPWVMLRLFLLVGRDVLVSNLLVAWSVLNAGRRPPRSRFIKVPLDLHDANGLAALSMITTVIPGTVWSELALDRSVLLLHVFDLEDEASFIAHFKTTYERPLMEIFE, encoded by the coding sequence ATGAAGCGCCTGTTTCCTGCCCCCTGGTTGTCCCTGGCGCTCTGGCTGCTGTGGCTGGTATTGAATGCGTCTGTAAGCGCCGGCCATATGTTGTTGGGGGCTGCGTTGGGCTTCGTGGCACCGCTGATGATGCGTCCGCTGCGCCCGCGCCCGATCCGCATTCGCCGCCCGTGGGTGATGCTGCGCTTGTTCCTGCTGGTGGGCCGCGACGTGTTGGTCTCCAACCTGCTGGTGGCCTGGAGTGTATTGAACGCCGGACGTCGGCCGCCTCGCTCGCGGTTCATCAAGGTGCCGCTGGACCTGCACGACGCTAACGGCCTGGCCGCGCTGTCGATGATTACTACCGTGATCCCCGGGACGGTCTGGTCGGAACTGGCCCTGGACCGCAGCGTCTTGCTGCTGCATGTATTCGACCTGGAGGACGAGGCGTCATTCATCGCGCATTTCAAGACCACCTACGAACGCCCGCTGATGGAGATTTTCGAATGA
- a CDS encoding monovalent cation/H+ antiporter subunit D translates to MMLTPHLIAAPILLPLLTAAVMLMLGEKHRPLKARINLFSSLLGLGIAVLLLRWTQDQALPASIGVYLPGNWQAPFGIVLVVDRLSALMLVLTGIIGVSALLFATARWDRAGASFHALFQIQLMGLYGAFLTADLFNLFVFFEVLLAASYGLLLHGSGRARVSSGLHYISINLLASSLFLIGAALIYGVTGTLNMADLALKIPLVPEADRGLLHAGAAILAVAFLAKAGMWPLNFWLVPAYSAASAPVAALFAIMTKVGVYTILRLWTLLFSGQAGASAYFGADWLVYGGMATIVCAAIAILAAQRLERMASLSILVSAGILLSAIGFAQPNLVGAALFYLVSSTLALCALFLLAELIERSRSANDMSMDDDLDTLPKPLESLEPPKGINLDDEQKAVVGQVIPWTMAFLGLSFIFCALLIIGMPPLSGFIGKLGLLSALLNPQGLGASAGAPVSNQAWGLLALLILSGLASLIAFSRLGIQRFWTPQERPSPLLRPFECLPIIVLLGLGIALTFKAEPLLRYTQSAAEALNTPEHYVMSVLATRAVPSPEASAALREVQP, encoded by the coding sequence ATGATGTTGACGCCTCACCTGATCGCCGCGCCCATCCTGCTGCCGCTGCTGACCGCTGCAGTGATGCTGATGCTGGGCGAGAAACACCGGCCGCTCAAGGCTCGGATCAATCTGTTCTCCAGCCTGCTGGGCCTGGGCATCGCCGTGCTGTTGCTGCGCTGGACCCAGGACCAGGCCCTGCCCGCGTCCATCGGCGTGTACCTGCCAGGCAACTGGCAGGCGCCGTTCGGCATCGTGTTGGTGGTCGATCGCCTATCAGCCCTGATGCTGGTGCTGACCGGCATCATCGGCGTCAGCGCCCTGCTCTTCGCCACCGCCCGCTGGGACCGCGCCGGGGCCAGTTTCCATGCGCTGTTCCAGATCCAACTGATGGGCCTCTACGGGGCCTTCCTGACGGCGGACCTGTTCAACCTGTTCGTGTTCTTCGAAGTGTTGTTGGCAGCCTCCTATGGTTTGCTGTTGCACGGTTCGGGGCGGGCGCGGGTGTCGTCGGGCCTGCATTACATTTCCATCAACCTGCTGGCCTCGTCGCTGTTCCTGATCGGCGCGGCGCTGATCTACGGTGTCACCGGCACGTTGAACATGGCCGACCTGGCCCTGAAAATCCCGCTGGTGCCGGAAGCCGATCGCGGCTTACTCCACGCCGGGGCCGCCATACTTGCGGTGGCGTTCCTGGCCAAGGCGGGCATGTGGCCGCTGAACTTCTGGCTGGTGCCGGCCTACAGCGCTGCCAGCGCGCCGGTGGCAGCGCTGTTCGCGATCATGACCAAGGTCGGCGTCTACACGATCCTGCGCCTGTGGACATTGCTGTTTTCCGGCCAGGCTGGCGCTTCCGCCTATTTCGGCGCCGATTGGCTGGTCTACGGCGGCATGGCGACCATCGTCTGCGCCGCCATCGCCATCCTGGCGGCCCAGCGCCTGGAGCGCATGGCCAGCCTGAGCATCCTCGTATCAGCGGGGATCCTGTTGTCGGCCATTGGCTTTGCCCAACCTAACCTGGTGGGCGCGGCCCTGTTCTACCTGGTGAGCTCGACGCTGGCGCTTTGTGCGCTGTTCTTGCTGGCCGAACTGATCGAACGCTCACGCTCGGCCAACGACATGTCCATGGACGATGACCTGGACACCTTGCCAAAACCATTGGAATCCCTGGAACCGCCCAAGGGCATCAACCTCGACGACGAACAGAAAGCCGTCGTCGGGCAAGTGATTCCCTGGACCATGGCGTTCCTTGGCTTGAGTTTTATCTTCTGCGCCCTGCTGATCATCGGCATGCCGCCGCTGTCGGGATTCATCGGCAAGCTGGGCCTGCTGAGTGCCCTGCTCAATCCCCAAGGGCTCGGGGCCAGCGCCGGGGCACCGGTGTCGAACCAGGCGTGGGGCCTGTTGGCGTTGCTGATCCTGTCGGGGCTGGCCTCGTTGATTGCCTTCTCCCGCCTGGGCATCCAACGTTTCTGGACGCCACAGGAGCGCCCATCACCATTGCTGCGGCCTTTCGAATGCCTGCCGATCATCGTGCTGCTGGGGCTGGGCATCGCACTGACGTTCAAGGCCGAGCCATTGCTGCGCTATACCCAGTCCGCCGCCGAGGCGCTGAACACCCCGGAACACTACGTGATGTCGGTGCTCGCCACCCGCGCCGTGCCCAGCCCCGAAGCCAGCGCCGCCCTGCGGGAGGTACAGCCATGA
- a CDS encoding Na+/H+ antiporter subunit C, whose protein sequence is MEEVIAIAIGVLAASGVWLVLRPRTFQVVMGLCLLSYGVNLFIFSMGSLFIGKEPIIKDGVPQDLLHYTDPLPQALVLTAIVISFAMTALFLVVLLASRGLTGTDHVDGREPRE, encoded by the coding sequence ATGGAAGAAGTCATCGCAATCGCAATTGGCGTCCTGGCCGCCTCCGGTGTCTGGCTGGTGTTGCGGCCCCGGACCTTTCAAGTGGTCATGGGTCTGTGCCTGCTGTCTTATGGCGTGAACCTGTTTATCTTCAGCATGGGCAGCCTGTTCATCGGCAAGGAACCGATCATCAAGGACGGCGTGCCCCAGGACCTGCTGCACTACACCGACCCGCTGCCACAGGCCCTGGTGCTGACTGCCATCGTGATCAGCTTCGCCATGACCGCGTTGTTCCTGGTGGTACTGCTGGCGTCCAGGGGCCTGACCGGCACCGACCACGTGGACGGCCGGGAGCCCCGGGAATGA
- a CDS encoding monovalent cation/H+ antiporter subunit A produces MSLIVLLLLPFIGSCVAALLPHNARNAESLLAGLVALVGTVQVALLYPQIADGGVIRETYSWLPSLGLDFVLRLDGFAWLFSLLVLGIGTLVSLYARYYMSPDDPVPRFFAFFLAFMGAMLGLVISGNLVQMVFFWELTSLFSFLLIGYWHHRADARRGAYMALMVTGAGGLCLLAGVMLLGHVVGSYDLDKVLAAGDLIRAHALYPILLPLILIGALSKSAQFPFHFWLPHAMAAPTPVSAYLHSATMVKAGVFLLARLWPSLSGSEEWFYIVGGAGACTLLLGAYCAMFQNDLKGLLAYSTISHLGLITLLLGLNSPLAAVAAVFHILNHATFKASLFMAAGIIDHESGTRDIRRLSGLVRLIPFTATLAMVASAAMAGVPLLNGFLSKEMFFAETVFISATAWVELALPIIATIAGTFSVAYSLRFTVDVFFGPTATDLPHTPHEPPRWMRAPVELLVFTCLLVGIFPAQVVGSLLAAAALPVVGGTLPQYSLAIWHGLNAPMIMSLVAMSGGVVLYLLLRNQLRRGHIKRTPFIGRFSGKRLFERSLVVMMRLGRRLERLISTRRLQAQLFWLVLAAVLAGLIPMLNSTLVWGDRPKIPGSIVFVILWLLAIACALGAAWQAKYHRLAALTMVSVCGLMTCVTFVWFSAPDLALTQLVVEVVTTVLILLGLRWLPRRIEDASPRPNSERRARIRRLRDLLLSIAVGGGMALLAYAMLTRQTPNDISSFYLSRALPEGGGSNVVNVMLVDFRGFDTLGEITVLVAVALAVFALLRRFRPPKESMQLPAQQRLLAPDVVTDLVNPRHASDTALGFMMVPSVLVRLLLPVALVVSFYLFMRGHNQPGGGFVAGLVMSVAFILQYMVAGTQWVEAQMSLRPLRWMGTGLLFATATGLGAMAVGYPFLTTHTWHFEWPLLGDIHVASALFFDIGVYAVVVGSTLLILTALAHQSVRAHKPGLQAKPVAPVKGATA; encoded by the coding sequence ATGTCACTGATAGTTCTATTGCTTTTGCCCTTCATTGGCAGCTGTGTCGCGGCACTGCTGCCGCATAACGCCCGTAACGCCGAATCCTTGCTGGCAGGCCTGGTGGCCCTGGTCGGCACCGTTCAGGTGGCCTTGCTGTACCCGCAAATCGCCGATGGCGGCGTGATTCGTGAAACGTATTCCTGGCTACCCAGCCTGGGCCTGGATTTCGTGCTGCGCCTGGACGGGTTCGCCTGGCTGTTTTCGTTGCTGGTGCTGGGCATCGGCACGCTGGTGTCCCTGTATGCCCGCTACTACATGTCGCCGGACGATCCGGTGCCACGCTTCTTCGCCTTTTTCCTCGCGTTCATGGGCGCGATGCTCGGGCTGGTGATTTCCGGCAACTTGGTGCAGATGGTGTTTTTCTGGGAACTGACCAGCCTGTTTTCATTCTTGCTGATCGGCTACTGGCATCACCGCGCCGACGCCCGGCGCGGTGCCTACATGGCCTTGATGGTGACCGGGGCCGGCGGGCTTTGCCTGTTGGCCGGGGTTATGCTGCTCGGCCATGTGGTGGGCAGCTATGACCTGGATAAGGTCCTGGCCGCCGGCGACCTGATTCGAGCTCATGCCCTCTATCCCATCCTGCTCCCGCTGATCTTGATCGGCGCCTTGAGCAAAAGCGCGCAATTCCCTTTCCACTTCTGGCTCCCCCATGCCATGGCCGCTCCCACGCCGGTGTCGGCGTATCTGCACTCGGCCACCATGGTCAAGGCCGGGGTGTTCCTGCTGGCGCGGTTGTGGCCATCACTGTCGGGCAGTGAAGAATGGTTCTACATCGTCGGCGGCGCCGGGGCCTGTACGTTGCTGCTGGGCGCCTACTGCGCGATGTTCCAGAACGACCTCAAGGGGCTGCTGGCCTATTCCACCATCAGCCATTTAGGGCTGATCACCCTGCTGCTGGGCCTGAACAGTCCGCTGGCGGCGGTGGCGGCGGTGTTCCATATTCTCAATCACGCTACCTTCAAGGCCTCGCTGTTCATGGCCGCCGGGATCATCGACCACGAAAGCGGCACCCGGGATATCCGCAGGCTCAGTGGCCTGGTCCGCTTGATTCCGTTCACCGCCACGCTGGCAATGGTCGCCAGCGCGGCGATGGCCGGAGTACCGCTGCTCAACGGTTTCCTGTCCAAGGAAATGTTCTTCGCCGAGACCGTGTTCATTTCCGCCACGGCCTGGGTCGAGCTGGCGCTGCCGATCATCGCCACCATTGCCGGGACGTTCAGCGTTGCCTATTCCTTGCGCTTCACCGTGGACGTGTTCTTCGGCCCCACCGCCACCGACCTGCCCCATACGCCCCACGAGCCGCCACGTTGGATGCGCGCACCGGTGGAGCTATTGGTGTTCACTTGCCTGCTGGTAGGGATTTTCCCGGCCCAGGTGGTCGGTTCGTTGCTGGCTGCGGCCGCGTTGCCCGTGGTGGGCGGCACGCTGCCGCAGTACAGCCTGGCGATCTGGCATGGCCTGAACGCGCCGATGATCATGAGCCTGGTGGCCATGTCCGGCGGCGTCGTGTTGTACCTGCTGTTGCGCAATCAGTTGAGGCGCGGGCACATCAAACGCACCCCGTTCATTGGTCGGTTCAGCGGCAAACGCCTGTTCGAGCGCAGCCTGGTGGTGATGATGCGCCTGGGCCGCCGGCTGGAGCGGCTGATCAGCACCCGGCGCCTGCAAGCCCAGTTATTCTGGCTGGTGCTGGCGGCGGTACTCGCCGGGTTGATCCCGATGCTGAATTCCACGCTGGTCTGGGGCGACCGGCCGAAGATCCCCGGTTCCATCGTGTTCGTCATTCTCTGGTTGCTGGCCATCGCCTGTGCCCTGGGCGCGGCGTGGCAAGCCAAGTACCACCGGCTCGCGGCCCTGACCATGGTCAGCGTCTGCGGCCTGATGACCTGCGTGACCTTCGTCTGGTTCTCCGCGCCCGACCTGGCCTTGACCCAACTGGTGGTGGAAGTGGTCACCACGGTACTGATCCTGCTCGGCCTGCGCTGGCTGCCACGGCGGATCGAAGATGCATCGCCACGGCCCAACAGTGAGCGACGCGCGCGCATCCGGCGCCTGCGGGACTTGCTGTTGTCCATCGCGGTGGGTGGCGGCATGGCGCTGCTGGCCTATGCGATGCTGACGCGCCAGACGCCCAACGACATCTCCTCGTTCTACCTCAGCCGGGCCCTGCCCGAAGGCGGCGGCAGCAACGTGGTGAACGTGATGCTGGTGGATTTCCGTGGCTTCGACACGCTGGGCGAGATCACCGTGCTGGTGGCGGTGGCCCTGGCAGTGTTCGCCCTGCTCCGGCGTTTCCGCCCTCCGAAGGAAAGCATGCAGTTACCGGCGCAACAGCGCCTGCTGGCGCCGGATGTGGTCACCGACCTGGTCAACCCGCGCCATGCCAGCGACACCGCGCTGGGCTTCATGATGGTGCCGTCGGTGCTGGTCCGCTTGCTGCTGCCGGTCGCCCTGGTGGTGTCGTTCTACCTGTTCATGCGCGGTCACAACCAACCGGGCGGCGGTTTTGTCGCGGGGTTGGTGATGTCCGTGGCGTTCATCCTGCAATACATGGTCGCCGGCACCCAGTGGGTCGAGGCGCAAATGAGCCTGCGACCGCTGCGCTGGATGGGCACCGGGCTGCTGTTCGCCACCGCCACGGGCCTGGGGGCGATGGCCGTGGGTTATCCGTTCCTGACCACCCACACCTGGCATTTCGAATGGCCGCTGCTGGGTGATATCCATGTGGCCAGCGCGCTGTTCTTCGACATCGGTGTATACGCCGTGGTAGTCGGTTCCACCCTGTTGATCCTCACCGCCCTGGCTCACCAGTCGGTGCGGGCCCATAAACCGGGCCTGCAAGCCAAACCCGTCGCCCCCGTCAAAGGAGCCACCGCCTGA
- a CDS encoding DMT family transporter produces the protein MHYIAHLLGLRIILPNFGRIVRLPQVARKVMASVNSPQASSRFSRFSKAECVLVLITMIWGGTFLLVQHAMTVSGPMFFVGLRFAAAAGFVALFSWRHLRDLTLFEFKAGCFIGVAIMLGYGLQTVGLQTIPSSQSAFITALYVPFVPLLQWLVLGRRPGLMPSIGIMLAFAGLMLVSGPAGASLNFSPGEIATLISAIAIAAEIILISAYAGQVDVRRVTVVQLASTAVLALLMVVPTQETIPDFSWLLLVSAIGLGAASAAIQVAMNWAQKSVSPTRATLIYAGEPVWAGIAGRLAGERLPAIALFGAVLIVAAVIVSELKTRNKGGVEVDEVLEREG, from the coding sequence GTGCACTATATTGCTCATCTGCTGGGGTTGCGCATTATACTGCCCAACTTCGGGCGCATTGTGCGTCTGCCTCAAGTAGCGCGCAAGGTCATGGCATCGGTGAATTCTCCTCAAGCTTCCTCCCGTTTCTCCCGGTTCAGCAAGGCCGAGTGCGTGCTGGTGCTGATCACCATGATCTGGGGCGGGACGTTCTTGCTGGTGCAGCACGCGATGACGGTCAGCGGGCCAATGTTTTTCGTCGGCCTGCGTTTTGCCGCCGCCGCGGGGTTCGTGGCGCTGTTCTCCTGGCGTCATTTGCGCGACCTGACCCTGTTCGAGTTCAAGGCCGGCTGCTTCATTGGCGTGGCGATCATGCTCGGCTACGGTTTGCAGACCGTCGGCCTGCAAACCATCCCCAGCAGCCAATCAGCATTTATTACCGCGCTCTACGTGCCGTTCGTGCCGCTGTTGCAGTGGCTGGTACTCGGCCGTCGCCCTGGCTTGATGCCCAGCATCGGCATCATGCTGGCATTCGCCGGCCTGATGCTGGTATCGGGGCCCGCCGGCGCATCGCTGAACTTCAGTCCTGGTGAAATCGCCACGTTGATCAGCGCCATCGCCATCGCCGCCGAAATCATCCTGATCAGCGCCTATGCCGGCCAGGTCGACGTGCGCCGGGTAACCGTGGTGCAACTGGCAAGCACGGCGGTGCTGGCATTGCTGATGGTGGTGCCGACCCAAGAAACGATCCCGGACTTTTCCTGGCTGCTGCTGGTCAGTGCCATAGGCCTGGGAGCGGCCAGTGCCGCGATCCAGGTGGCGATGAACTGGGCCCAGAAAAGTGTCTCGCCCACCCGTGCCACGCTGATCTATGCCGGCGAGCCGGTGTGGGCCGGCATTGCCGGGCGCCTGGCGGGCGAGCGGTTGCCCGCGATTGCGTTGTTCGGCGCGGTGCTGATCGTGGCGGCGGTGATTGTCAGTGAGTTGAAGACGCGCAACAAAGGCGGCGTCGAGGTGGATGAGGTGCTTGAGCGCGAAGGCTGA
- a CDS encoding helix-turn-helix domain-containing protein produces MHKDNGQRASVLQHVSQNVRRLRHAAQLSQTALAQLSGVSRRMLVAIEAGEKNVSLTTLDRVAEALDVAFSDLIQAPDARDPSRINELAWAGTIAGSKAVLLAKATANREVELWEWRLEPGEHYPSEPDADGWSEQLYVFEGCLTLLLGNEERRIGAGEFFMFASNQPHAYRNDGPVAARFVRNVVI; encoded by the coding sequence GTGCACAAAGATAACGGCCAGCGGGCCTCCGTCCTCCAACACGTCAGCCAGAACGTGCGTCGCCTGCGGCATGCTGCGCAACTCAGCCAGACCGCGCTGGCGCAGCTGTCCGGCGTCAGCCGGCGGATGCTGGTGGCCATCGAGGCCGGCGAAAAGAACGTCAGCCTGACCACCCTGGACCGCGTGGCCGAGGCGCTCGACGTGGCCTTCAGCGATCTGATCCAGGCCCCCGACGCCCGCGACCCGAGCCGCATCAACGAGCTGGCCTGGGCGGGCACCATTGCCGGCAGCAAAGCCGTCTTGCTGGCAAAAGCCACCGCCAACCGCGAAGTCGAACTTTGGGAATGGCGCCTGGAGCCCGGCGAGCATTACCCTAGCGAACCCGATGCTGACGGCTGGAGCGAACAGCTTTATGTCTTCGAGGGTTGCCTGACGCTACTGTTGGGCAATGAAGAGCGCCGCATCGGCGCCGGTGAGTTTTTCATGTTCGCCAGCAACCAGCCCCATGCCTACCGCAACGATGGGCCGGTGGCGGCGAGATTCGTACGCAACGTGGTGATTTGA
- a CDS encoding FAD/NAD(P)-binding protein → MDTALDRQARDVTREADILIIGGGLSGAMLAAQLLRLPGRREVLIVEPRSELGRGEAYSAVELGHTLNGNAARMSVDPDNADDLTQWLTAFIEAGGWPESDQQHVPVSELFPPRGIFGLYVQQRLAQARAQGAQHGSTADHVRAQAVDVQIEGGAVRVTLNDGQTLRGRFAVLATGMFPAARTPQTASSGLNAAALDPWDVAAMRQLDPQSTVLIIGSGLTMVDAVVSLEQAGHRGPIEVFSRHGLLPHVRRQPPAWVDFLAEDHSLRSPRQLMRALRDQCRQAMAQGIDWQAPLDTVRAHIGRLWNQASDVQRRQFVRHVRPWWESHHHRSPPLSAELVARLHGEGRLRIQAASFKGLASSPEGTVGIRIRRRGEVGLTVVQGAALINSSGIEYDWRRVARPLPQQLLARGLIQPGPLALGIAARPDGTVLGAQGEATGRLFAMGPPLRGMWWESTAVTDVASQAKALAARLVELDTQALG, encoded by the coding sequence ATGGACACAGCGTTGGATCGACAGGCTCGCGACGTTACTCGCGAAGCCGATATCCTGATTATCGGCGGCGGCCTGAGCGGTGCCATGCTGGCGGCGCAACTCTTGCGCCTGCCAGGCCGACGCGAGGTGCTGATCGTCGAGCCGCGCAGTGAATTGGGCCGGGGAGAGGCCTACAGCGCCGTGGAGTTGGGCCACACCTTGAACGGTAACGCGGCGCGCATGAGTGTCGATCCGGACAACGCCGATGACCTGACCCAATGGCTCACCGCGTTCATCGAGGCGGGTGGCTGGCCTGAGTCGGATCAGCAGCATGTGCCAGTCAGCGAGCTGTTCCCACCCCGGGGGATTTTCGGTCTATATGTGCAGCAGCGCTTGGCGCAAGCCCGGGCGCAGGGTGCGCAGCACGGTTCCACGGCGGACCACGTCCGTGCGCAAGCCGTGGATGTGCAGATCGAGGGCGGTGCTGTACGGGTGACCTTGAACGATGGGCAGACCTTGCGTGGACGTTTCGCCGTGCTCGCCACCGGCATGTTCCCGGCGGCGCGCACCCCGCAGACCGCATCCAGCGGCTTGAATGCCGCTGCGCTGGATCCTTGGGATGTGGCTGCGATGCGCCAACTCGATCCCCAGTCGACGGTGCTGATTATCGGCTCCGGGCTGACCATGGTTGACGCCGTCGTGTCCCTGGAACAGGCCGGGCATCGCGGGCCGATCGAAGTGTTTTCCCGTCATGGGCTGCTGCCTCATGTGCGCCGCCAGCCACCCGCCTGGGTGGATTTCCTGGCCGAAGACCACAGCTTGCGTTCACCTCGGCAATTGATGCGGGCCCTGCGCGATCAATGCCGCCAGGCGATGGCCCAGGGCATCGATTGGCAGGCGCCGCTGGATACGGTACGCGCCCATATCGGGCGCTTGTGGAATCAGGCCAGCGATGTGCAACGCCGACAGTTCGTCCGGCATGTACGGCCATGGTGGGAGAGCCATCACCATCGTTCGCCGCCGTTGAGCGCCGAGCTGGTGGCGCGTTTGCATGGGGAAGGGCGGTTGCGGATCCAGGCGGCGTCGTTCAAGGGGTTGGCGTCGTCTCCCGAGGGCACAGTGGGTATCCGCATCCGTCGACGGGGCGAGGTCGGACTGACCGTGGTGCAGGGCGCAGCGCTGATCAACTCCAGCGGCATCGAATATGATTGGCGCCGGGTTGCGCGACCGTTGCCACAGCAACTGCTGGCCCGTGGGCTGATCCAGCCGGGGCCGCTGGCCCTGGGCATTGCCGCCCGTCCCGACGGCACGGTGCTGGGTGCCCAAGGGGAGGCGACCGGGCGCCTGTTTGCCATGGGCCCGCCGCTGCGGGGAATGTGGTGGGAAAGCACCGCCGTGACCGACGTGGCGAGCCAGGCCAAGGCGCTGGCGGCGCGGTTGGTTGAGCTGGATACCCAGGCTTTAGGCTGA